A section of the Desulfuribacillus stibiiarsenatis genome encodes:
- a CDS encoding response regulator, whose product MDLIRVLLVDDHILFRKGLVNILNEEQGIEVAGEASNGEEAIEKARELMPDVILMDINMPKYNGLEATKIIKSEMPYVKIVMLTVSDDDDKLFESIKAGAQGYLLKNLEPEDLVTYLLGVMRGETPISGLMATKIFEHFTDGQFSSEPKIEREKKPLTKREIEVLQLVIRGATNRDIATELHISENTVKNHLRNIMEKLHMQNRIQAATYALKEGLIRDV is encoded by the coding sequence ATGGATTTAATCCGCGTGTTGTTAGTTGATGATCACATATTATTTCGTAAAGGTTTAGTTAATATCTTAAATGAAGAACAAGGCATAGAGGTTGCCGGTGAAGCTAGTAATGGTGAAGAAGCAATTGAAAAGGCTAGAGAGCTCATGCCAGACGTCATCTTAATGGACATCAATATGCCTAAATACAATGGTTTAGAGGCGACGAAAATTATTAAGTCGGAAATGCCATACGTGAAAATCGTCATGCTTACAGTTAGTGATGATGATGATAAGTTATTTGAGTCCATTAAAGCAGGCGCACAAGGCTACCTTTTGAAAAATTTAGAACCTGAAGATCTTGTCACATACTTATTAGGTGTGATGCGTGGGGAAACACCGATTTCTGGCTTGATGGCTACTAAGATATTTGAACACTTTACAGATGGTCAATTTTCTAGTGAGCCTAAGATAGAGCGCGAAAAGAAGCCTTTGACAAAAAGGGAAATTGAAGTATTACAACTAGTTATTCGCGGTGCGACGAATCGAGATATAGCGACTGAATTACATATTTCTGAGAATACAGTAAAAAATCACTTACGTAACATAATGGAGAAACTTCATATGCAAAATCGCATCCAGGCAGCAACCTATGCATTAAAAGAAGGCTTGATAAGGGATGTGTAG
- a CDS encoding stage V sporulation protein AB, with protein MVIIITEILVGFANGIAVGGALAAVLTVLDILPRLAQLTKTESTVNRYATATIFGAVTWTVCDFFTLQIPTGFIGLFTFGLFSGVFIGLLAAGLTEVFNLLPVMTKRLRMTDYMIHFVFALVLGKVSGALFYWVIYVNIK; from the coding sequence ATGGTCATTATCATAACGGAAATCTTAGTCGGATTTGCCAATGGAATTGCTGTTGGTGGGGCTTTAGCGGCTGTATTGACGGTATTAGATATCCTGCCTAGACTGGCACAGTTAACAAAAACGGAAAGTACAGTCAATCGTTATGCAACAGCTACTATATTTGGAGCTGTGACATGGACCGTATGTGATTTTTTCACTTTGCAAATCCCTACCGGATTTATCGGACTCTTCACGTTTGGATTATTTAGTGGAGTATTTATCGGGCTACTAGCCGCAGGGTTAACAGAGGTCTTTAATTTATTGCCAGTCATGACGAAACGCCTGAGAATGACGGATTATATGATTCATTTTGTATTTGCTCTAGTATTAGGGAAAGTCTCTGGGGCATTATTCTATTGGGTTATATATGTGAATATCAAATGA
- the sigF gene encoding RNA polymerase sporulation sigma factor SigF — protein sequence MYLKDEELKELIVRSQAGDHEAKDRIVNTNLRLVWSVVQRFINRGYEPDDLFQIGSIGLIKAIDKFDLSYEVKFSTYAVPMIIGEIQRFIRDDGSIKVSRSIKELSQKVKKARDHLSKTLSRTPKISEIAEELGVTSEEVVFALEANKQPKSIYETVFENDGDPILLMDQITDTDENKWFDKLALAEVIKDLPEREKLIIYLRYFKDQTQTEVANRLGISQVQVSRLEKKILNHIKEQIS from the coding sequence ATGTACTTAAAAGATGAAGAGTTAAAAGAATTAATTGTAAGGAGCCAGGCAGGTGACCACGAGGCAAAAGATCGAATCGTAAATACGAATTTACGATTAGTTTGGTCTGTTGTGCAACGCTTTATTAACCGTGGGTATGAACCGGATGATTTATTTCAGATTGGCAGTATTGGACTGATTAAAGCGATTGATAAATTTGACTTATCCTATGAAGTGAAATTCTCTACGTATGCGGTTCCTATGATTATCGGAGAAATTCAAAGATTCATTCGTGATGATGGATCTATAAAAGTTAGTCGTTCGATCAAAGAGCTATCGCAAAAAGTAAAAAAAGCTAGGGATCATTTATCAAAGACCCTATCGCGAACTCCGAAGATTAGCGAAATAGCGGAAGAGCTTGGTGTTACATCGGAAGAAGTAGTGTTTGCGTTAGAAGCAAATAAACAACCAAAGTCTATCTACGAAACCGTTTTTGAAAACGACGGGGATCCAATATTATTAATGGACCAAATCACTGATACCGATGAGAATAAATGGTTTGACAAACTAGCATTAGCAGAAGTAATAAAAGATCTTCCAGAACGAGAAAAACTCATTATATATTTGCGATATTTTAAAGATCAGACGCAGACTGAGGTAGCCAATCGTCTTGGAATTTCCCAAGTACAAGTCTCAAGACTAGAAAAGAAAATACTCAATCATATTAAAGAACAAATTAGTTGA
- a CDS encoding D-alanyl-D-alanine carboxypeptidase family protein: MRKYTKIIVANLLCFILIVSNLTVVSAEANKTEGALAELASNAKSAVLMDSYTGQIMFEKNSHQKLPPASITKVMSILLIMEALEQQALSLTDVVTASENASAMGGSQIFLATNEQMTVEEMLRGITIASGNDATVAMAEHLAGTEAEFVKMMNQKAKELGMKNTNFMNSHGLPHESHYTTAFDIAIMSRELLRKYPQITMYTSIYSDYLRKDTDRPLWLVNTNRLVKFYEGADGLKTGYTSEAKYCLSATAKKDNLRVIAVVMGEPTSKMRSQEVSEMFNYAFSKYKSEPIIKKGEFVSELFVNKGQSNRVNIVAEDDLLLLLKKSENTSTFTKEIFVPEHINAPVKKGEPIGYIAIQNGDKEMARISLVAETDIEKASFMKMSMRSIGYWFKPSAKLLGNKAEIGETQLEENEKQQTEPSANK, translated from the coding sequence ATGAGGAAATATACAAAAATTATAGTAGCTAACTTATTATGTTTTATCTTAATCGTCTCAAATCTTACAGTTGTTAGCGCAGAAGCTAATAAAACGGAAGGTGCATTAGCTGAGCTTGCATCAAATGCTAAATCAGCTGTCTTAATGGATTCTTATACTGGTCAAATTATGTTTGAGAAAAACAGCCATCAAAAGCTTCCACCAGCATCTATTACAAAGGTAATGTCGATTCTATTAATAATGGAAGCATTAGAACAACAAGCTCTTTCTCTTACTGATGTAGTAACAGCAAGTGAAAACGCATCTGCTATGGGTGGTTCACAGATTTTTCTAGCGACGAATGAGCAAATGACAGTGGAAGAAATGCTGCGAGGAATTACTATTGCATCAGGGAATGACGCAACAGTAGCTATGGCAGAGCACTTAGCTGGCACGGAAGCAGAATTCGTCAAAATGATGAACCAAAAAGCAAAAGAACTTGGTATGAAGAACACGAATTTCATGAATAGTCATGGGCTACCACATGAATCACATTATACAACAGCGTTTGATATAGCGATTATGTCACGAGAGCTATTAAGGAAGTATCCACAAATTACTATGTATACGAGTATTTACAGTGATTATTTAAGAAAAGACACAGATCGTCCTCTATGGTTAGTCAATACAAACCGTCTCGTGAAGTTTTACGAGGGAGCTGATGGATTAAAAACTGGATATACGAGTGAAGCGAAGTACTGCTTGTCTGCCACAGCCAAAAAAGACAATTTACGCGTCATTGCAGTCGTGATGGGTGAGCCAACTTCGAAGATGCGGAGTCAAGAAGTATCAGAGATGTTCAATTATGCGTTTAGTAAATATAAGAGCGAGCCAATTATTAAAAAGGGTGAATTCGTTAGTGAGCTTTTTGTAAATAAAGGGCAATCGAATCGAGTAAACATTGTAGCTGAAGATGACCTACTTCTGTTACTTAAGAAAAGTGAGAATACATCTACATTTACGAAAGAGATTTTCGTGCCTGAACATATAAATGCTCCTGTGAAAAAAGGGGAACCAATCGGATACATAGCCATCCAAAATGGAGACAAAGAAATGGCAAGAATTTCACTAGTTGCCGAAACAGATATTGAAAAAGCAAGCTTTATGAAGATGAGTATGAGGTCAATCGGTTATTGGTTTAAGCCTAGTGCTAAGTTACTTGGAAACAAAGCTGAAATCGGAGAAACACAATTGGAAGAGAATGAGAAACAACAAACAGAACCGTCAGCTAATAAATAG
- the spoIIAA gene encoding anti-sigma F factor antagonist translates to MNLTVSHKNSQDSLIVYLSGELDQHTADIVRSAIEKEWTKKLAKHIVLNLENLTFMDSSGLGVILGRYKQVNNDGGKLVICCINRQVDKIVELSGLKKIMSFYETETDALKALGEE, encoded by the coding sequence ATGAATTTAACGGTCAGCCATAAGAATTCCCAAGACAGTCTAATAGTTTATTTAAGTGGTGAATTAGATCAACATACTGCCGATATAGTTCGTTCAGCGATTGAAAAAGAATGGACGAAGAAGCTAGCGAAACACATAGTACTGAATTTAGAGAATCTGACGTTTATGGATTCTAGTGGTCTAGGTGTCATTTTGGGCAGATATAAGCAGGTCAATAATGATGGGGGAAAACTAGTAATTTGCTGCATTAATAGACAAGTAGATAAAATAGTGGAGCTATCTGGATTAAAGAAGATCATGAGTTTCTACGAAACAGAAACAGATGCACTGAAGGCACTTGGGGAGGAGTAA
- a CDS encoding acyl-CoA dehydratase activase-related protein: protein MLRVGIPKAFLYHKYYPMWHTFFTKLGVEVVTSSNTTKEILKEGVMNTIDEACLPLKLYMGHILELSKMKVDYIFIPRFISVEQYRFLCPKFLGLPDLVKSSLREHDLPPILEPTINVRINKNDFYMEVLKLASKFNKSPITIYQAVSAAVDIHKKFKAAIHSGMDYSKALHHYSKGFPTLKSQEKRSDQSLSIAVIGHSYIIHDYQVSMNLIEKLEESGCTVKTTEMLTETQIDEATNHLQKDLFWSLNRELIGGAFHHLDHKNIDGLILVNAFSCGPDAITKELIERRYKRESDIPILSITVDEHTGEAGFITRLEAFIDMIKRKAKGGTVDESDISAHGQLLRRDESVV, encoded by the coding sequence ATGCTTAGAGTCGGAATACCTAAAGCGTTTCTATATCATAAATATTATCCAATGTGGCATACATTTTTTACGAAATTAGGCGTAGAGGTGGTTACGTCCTCGAATACGACAAAAGAAATTCTTAAAGAAGGCGTCATGAACACCATTGATGAGGCATGCTTGCCATTGAAACTGTACATGGGTCATATATTAGAACTATCAAAAATGAAAGTAGACTACATTTTTATCCCAAGATTCATTAGTGTCGAGCAATATCGATTTCTTTGTCCGAAATTTCTAGGGCTTCCGGACTTAGTGAAAAGCTCATTAAGAGAGCATGACCTGCCGCCTATATTAGAGCCAACCATTAACGTAAGGATTAACAAGAATGACTTTTATATGGAAGTATTGAAGTTAGCATCTAAGTTCAACAAGAGTCCAATTACTATCTATCAAGCAGTTTCTGCAGCCGTTGATATTCACAAAAAATTTAAAGCAGCCATTCACTCCGGTATGGACTATTCCAAAGCTTTACATCACTATAGTAAAGGGTTTCCGACATTGAAAAGTCAAGAGAAACGAAGCGATCAATCTTTAAGCATAGCTGTCATTGGCCATTCGTATATCATCCATGATTATCAAGTATCGATGAACTTGATTGAAAAATTAGAAGAATCTGGTTGCACGGTCAAAACAACAGAGATGTTAACGGAAACACAAATTGATGAAGCAACGAATCATTTACAAAAAGATTTGTTTTGGTCTTTGAACAGAGAATTAATCGGTGGAGCGTTCCACCATCTAGATCATAAAAATATTGATGGACTTATTCTAGTGAACGCATTTTCTTGTGGGCCGGATGCAATTACTAAGGAACTGATTGAGAGAAGATATAAACGCGAATCTGATATTCCAATCTTATCAATCACTGTAGATGAACACACGGGGGAAGCTGGGTTCATTACTCGCTTAGAGGCATTTATCGATATGATTAAGAGAAAAGCTAAAGGAGGTACAGTTGATGAAAGTGACATTTCCGCACATGGGCAGCTTTTACGTCGGGATGAAAGCGTTGTTTGA
- the spoVAE gene encoding stage V sporulation protein AE, producing MGTYWAAFLVGGLICVIGQLMIDVIKMTPAHVMSTLVVAGAILDGFGLYEPLIQFAGAGATVPITSFGNALVHGAMAEAERNGLIGIVTGIFEVPSAGISSAIIFGFFMSLIFKPKG from the coding sequence ATGGGTACTTATTGGGCAGCGTTTTTAGTTGGAGGCTTAATCTGTGTCATAGGACAACTCATGATAGACGTTATTAAAATGACGCCAGCACACGTGATGAGTACTCTTGTAGTTGCTGGAGCAATTCTTGATGGATTTGGCTTATATGAACCACTGATTCAATTCGCTGGTGCAGGTGCGACAGTACCGATTACGAGCTTTGGTAATGCTTTAGTTCATGGTGCGATGGCGGAAGCAGAACGAAATGGATTGATTGGAATTGTTACGGGTATCTTTGAAGTTCCTAGTGCTGGGATTTCATCCGCAATTATCTTCGGGTTTTTCATGTCGCTCATATTTAAACCCAAGGGTTAA
- a CDS encoding GAF domain-containing sensor histidine kinase: protein MAIFVALIEFLRYQITINIDAQSFPPYYIALVTGVLLAVGNYIILNKLLKKYIEQQAKLKQTESLYKLGIELGSFRDVASNLEIAVKQVLDLLKTDFVALALYNQRKNEIQWRFVAGNKTDKHKMIRHKKGEGVAGLCIERRTIVKVEEYPHKIPLPTADNMPIMKVEKLVSGIAVPLTYEEQIYGAIFIAHRKFYQYNDDEIFILYGIANQLGVLLEHSRLYQEIESLATVAERERLAREIHDGVAQTIGYVKLQLKKLQRLLEEEKISDAKVIMKDITDAIEQSYEEVRDSIHGLKDKELFSKGLHHWIGVHAKNYENQHKIQVEVDFLDQTTSQLSEIAKIQIGRIIQEALNNIRKHAQATQVKITVGRDENNQTFIEIADNGKGFDCNGSPEGHYGLTIMEERANSIGGTMVIESAKGKGTKVIVKIPHSENERRDFSWI from the coding sequence GTGGCAATATTTGTGGCTTTAATAGAATTTCTAAGGTATCAAATTACAATTAATATTGATGCCCAAAGCTTCCCGCCGTATTATATTGCGCTAGTTACAGGTGTTCTACTTGCTGTAGGAAACTATATTATACTGAACAAACTTCTTAAAAAGTACATAGAACAACAGGCAAAGTTAAAGCAAACAGAGTCTCTATATAAGTTAGGGATTGAGCTAGGCTCTTTTCGAGATGTAGCAAGTAATTTAGAAATAGCGGTGAAACAAGTGTTAGACTTATTGAAGACAGACTTTGTTGCTCTTGCCTTATATAATCAACGAAAAAACGAAATACAATGGCGCTTTGTAGCTGGTAATAAGACGGATAAACACAAGATGATTCGCCATAAGAAGGGTGAAGGTGTAGCGGGTCTTTGTATAGAACGAAGGACGATAGTGAAAGTAGAAGAGTATCCTCACAAGATACCATTACCTACCGCTGATAACATGCCAATTATGAAAGTGGAAAAACTAGTATCGGGGATTGCTGTTCCTTTAACATATGAGGAGCAGATTTACGGAGCGATTTTCATTGCTCATCGTAAATTTTATCAATATAATGATGATGAAATCTTTATTCTGTATGGAATTGCCAATCAACTAGGCGTATTATTGGAACATTCGCGTTTATATCAAGAGATAGAAAGCCTAGCAACTGTTGCAGAGCGTGAAAGATTAGCACGGGAAATACACGATGGGGTTGCACAGACCATTGGATATGTAAAGTTACAATTAAAAAAGCTACAACGACTTCTAGAAGAAGAAAAAATTTCAGATGCGAAAGTTATTATGAAGGATATTACGGACGCCATTGAACAATCCTATGAGGAAGTCAGAGACTCGATTCACGGATTAAAAGATAAAGAGCTTTTCTCTAAAGGCTTGCATCATTGGATTGGGGTTCATGCGAAGAATTATGAAAACCAACATAAAATTCAGGTAGAAGTTGATTTCTTAGATCAGACGACAAGTCAGTTATCGGAGATAGCAAAAATTCAAATTGGACGAATCATTCAAGAAGCGTTAAATAACATTCGCAAACATGCTCAAGCTACTCAGGTAAAGATAACAGTGGGTAGGGATGAGAATAATCAAACGTTCATAGAAATCGCAGACAATGGTAAAGGATTTGACTGTAATGGATCCCCAGAAGGACATTATGGGCTGACAATCATGGAAGAAAGAGCGAATTCAATTGGCGGGACAATGGTGATAGAGTCTGCCAAAGGTAAAGGAACGAAGGTCATTGTAAAAATTCCACATAGTGAAAATGAGAGGAGAGATTTTTCATGGATTTAA
- the spoIIAB gene encoding anti-sigma F factor, with protein sequence MQLAFSSISGNESFARATVAAFAAKLDPTVEELEDIKTAVSEAVTNAIIHGYNRQSGFVYIEATIDSDGIEIIIRDEGCGIQNVDEAKEATYTSRPDLERSGMGFTIMEHLMDEMEVLSVLDKGTQIKMRKKIKKTAPTN encoded by the coding sequence ATGCAGTTAGCTTTTTCTAGCATATCGGGGAATGAGAGTTTTGCAAGAGCTACAGTAGCTGCTTTTGCAGCAAAATTAGATCCGACAGTGGAAGAACTTGAAGATATTAAAACGGCAGTATCGGAAGCAGTTACGAACGCAATCATTCATGGGTACAATCGTCAGTCAGGTTTTGTATATATAGAAGCAACAATTGATAGTGATGGAATAGAAATAATAATCCGTGACGAAGGTTGTGGGATTCAAAATGTCGATGAAGCAAAAGAAGCAACTTATACTTCGCGACCAGACTTAGAACGTTCAGGAATGGGTTTCACAATCATGGAGCACTTGATGGATGAAATGGAAGTATTATCAGTGTTAGATAAAGGTACGCAGATTAAGATGCGTAAAAAGATTAAAAAGACTGCTCCAACGAATTAG
- a CDS encoding stage V sporulation protein AA has translation MSEIVLQMKQKIVIAPQVINLYVKDIARVTATNACIVGEVKVYTLTEEDGNICVISALDVIKEISIAIPNSNINLIGADHIIVEKTNEKKSTNVFFVGLAWLVLFFGAGLTIMNFHEDVSMKEVHQNLHFLLSGEENDNPYWLQIPYSLGVGLGMIIFFNHLFKKKITEEPSPLDVEMFLYQENVDKYLIKKQKNSSKDSN, from the coding sequence ATGTCCGAAATTGTCTTGCAGATGAAACAAAAGATTGTGATTGCCCCTCAAGTGATAAATCTATATGTAAAAGATATTGCAAGGGTTACTGCAACCAATGCATGTATAGTTGGTGAAGTTAAAGTCTATACTTTAACTGAGGAAGATGGAAATATCTGTGTCATTTCTGCACTCGATGTCATAAAAGAAATATCGATTGCAATACCGAATTCTAATATTAATTTAATAGGTGCAGACCATATAATCGTAGAGAAGACAAATGAGAAGAAATCTACAAATGTCTTTTTCGTAGGATTAGCATGGCTAGTTTTGTTTTTTGGTGCTGGACTCACAATCATGAACTTTCATGAAGATGTAAGTATGAAGGAAGTCCATCAAAATTTACATTTTCTTTTATCCGGGGAAGAAAATGATAACCCTTACTGGCTACAAATTCCATATTCTTTAGGGGTTGGCCTAGGGATGATTATATTTTTTAATCACTTATTTAAAAAGAAGATTACAGAAGAGCCTAGCCCTTTAGATGTTGAAATGTTCTTATATCAAGAGAATGTGGATAAATATCTCATAAAAAAACAAAAAAACAGTAGCAAGGATTCTAATTGA
- the spoVAD gene encoding stage V sporulation protein AD, which produces MGNKIGKQTWHYSNVNVISYSSVVGEMESKGPLASDFDERYEDQYMGQDSWEKAERFLLERSIDIAIKKANLAKTDIDVFLAGDLLNQNISAGFAARTLSQPYLGIYGACSTSMEGLSLASAIVEGGFGKYALAATCSHNATAERQYRYPTEYGGQKPVTAQCTVTGAGSIIVGATPTDIAVTYSTIGKIQDLGVKNPFDMGSAMAPAAAHTIATHLRDTGRSPDDYDLIMTGDLASVGHPIAKELLKQEGIALSNQFLDSGLLIYDLKNQEAFAGGSGCGCCATVTYGHVLKKMAAGKLNKVLIVATGALLSPVSYMQGESIPCIAHAVAIERKVNP; this is translated from the coding sequence TTGGGGAACAAAATAGGGAAACAGACATGGCACTATTCCAATGTTAACGTCATAAGCTATTCAAGTGTAGTTGGTGAAATGGAGTCTAAGGGGCCTTTAGCGAGTGACTTTGATGAACGATATGAAGATCAATATATGGGCCAAGACTCTTGGGAAAAGGCAGAAAGATTTCTGCTGGAAAGAAGTATAGACATTGCAATCAAAAAGGCAAATCTCGCAAAAACAGATATTGATGTGTTTTTAGCTGGAGATTTATTAAACCAGAATATAAGTGCTGGTTTTGCAGCTAGAACCTTAAGTCAACCGTATTTAGGCATATACGGCGCTTGCTCTACATCCATGGAAGGATTGTCACTTGCTTCCGCCATTGTAGAAGGCGGCTTTGGTAAATATGCGTTAGCCGCGACGTGTAGCCATAATGCTACGGCAGAAAGACAGTATCGTTATCCCACTGAGTATGGTGGCCAAAAACCTGTTACAGCACAATGTACAGTCACAGGTGCTGGATCCATTATTGTAGGTGCAACCCCAACGGATATTGCAGTTACATATTCGACGATTGGGAAGATTCAAGATTTAGGGGTAAAAAATCCGTTTGACATGGGGTCGGCCATGGCACCTGCAGCAGCACATACGATAGCTACACATTTACGTGACACAGGCAGATCTCCCGATGATTACGACTTGATTATGACAGGTGATTTAGCAAGCGTTGGACATCCAATTGCTAAAGAGTTATTAAAGCAAGAAGGAATTGCTTTATCTAATCAATTTTTAGACAGTGGGCTTCTGATTTACGATTTAAAGAATCAAGAAGCATTTGCAGGTGGAAGTGGCTGTGGTTGTTGTGCAACAGTCACCTATGGACATGTACTAAAGAAAATGGCAGCTGGAAAATTGAATAAAGTGTTAATAGTAGCAACAGGTGCCTTGTTAAGTCCAGTAAGTTATATGCAAGGAGAATCGATTCCTTGTATTGCACATGCAGTAGCAATTGAAAGGAAGGTGAATCCATAA
- the spoVAC gene encoding stage V sporulation protein AC, translating into MENNPQKYQTLTKQLSPKPPILRNVAVAFVVGGLICMFGQFVQNIFLTYFNFTPETVGNPTVAVMIFIAALLTGLGVYDKLGQFAGAGSAVPVTGFANSITSAAMEHRSEGLVLGVGGNMFKLAGSVIVFGVVAAFFIALIKTLWRMI; encoded by the coding sequence ATGGAGAATAACCCTCAAAAGTATCAGACCTTAACGAAGCAATTATCGCCTAAGCCACCGATTCTACGAAACGTAGCTGTAGCCTTTGTTGTCGGAGGTCTTATCTGTATGTTTGGACAATTTGTACAAAACATTTTTCTTACGTATTTTAATTTTACACCAGAAACAGTGGGGAATCCTACGGTTGCAGTCATGATTTTCATTGCTGCCTTACTGACTGGCTTAGGAGTTTATGATAAATTAGGACAATTTGCAGGTGCGGGTTCAGCAGTTCCCGTGACAGGCTTTGCCAATTCTATTACCTCTGCAGCAATGGAGCATCGATCAGAAGGATTGGTGTTGGGTGTTGGTGGAAATATGTTTAAGCTCGCAGGATCAGTTATAGTATTTGGTGTTGTCGCTGCTTTCTTCATTGCTTTAATCAAAACGCTATGGAGGATGATCTAA
- a CDS encoding pyrimidine-nucleoside phosphorylase, giving the protein MRMYDIIVNKRDGLRLTEEEIHYFIQNYVHGKIPDYQISALLMAIYLNGMTSEETAQLTLEMVKSGDTIDLSRISGLKVDKHSTGGVGDKATLIVAPIVAACGLPVAKMSGRGLGHTGGTIDKLESVTGFRAELTVDQFIEQVNEKRLAIVGQSGNLTPADKKLYALRDVTATVDSIPLIASSIMSKKIAAGADAIVLDVKVGSGAFMKTFDEAVKLSKEMVAIGENLGRSTVAIISDMDQPLGYAVGNSLEVYEAIQTLKGNGPQDLLEVCIKLSSYMLLLGQLANNEGEAEVMATQAIDDGSAYACFLEFMQAQGADLQILINQEESLISKENCKIITAKHSGFIQHISASQIGHASMILGAGRETKESAIDYFAGVRLLRKPGEFVQVGEQIAEAYSTKADIGQALSLIQQAYIIGDHSIDQPALIKAIITKREIESRKI; this is encoded by the coding sequence ATGCGAATGTACGACATTATTGTTAATAAGAGAGATGGCCTTCGACTCACAGAAGAGGAAATTCACTATTTCATACAGAATTATGTACATGGTAAGATACCAGATTATCAAATATCAGCATTATTGATGGCTATATACTTGAACGGAATGACTTCTGAAGAGACGGCTCAATTAACATTGGAAATGGTGAAATCCGGTGATACAATCGATTTGAGCCGAATTAGTGGATTGAAAGTAGATAAACACAGTACTGGAGGCGTTGGTGACAAAGCAACTTTAATTGTTGCTCCAATTGTCGCTGCTTGTGGACTACCAGTAGCAAAGATGTCTGGACGGGGACTTGGACATACGGGTGGAACCATTGATAAACTAGAATCTGTCACAGGATTTCGTGCGGAATTAACAGTTGATCAATTTATTGAACAAGTCAACGAAAAGCGATTAGCGATTGTAGGACAATCAGGGAATTTAACCCCTGCAGATAAGAAGCTATACGCTCTTCGTGATGTAACAGCTACTGTTGATTCAATCCCTCTTATTGCTAGCTCTATCATGAGTAAGAAGATAGCAGCTGGTGCGGATGCCATCGTATTAGACGTTAAAGTTGGTAGTGGCGCTTTTATGAAAACGTTCGATGAGGCTGTTAAGCTATCGAAAGAAATGGTTGCAATCGGAGAAAATCTAGGGCGTTCTACTGTAGCCATAATTAGCGATATGGATCAGCCATTAGGATATGCTGTCGGGAACTCTTTAGAAGTATACGAAGCAATTCAAACACTTAAAGGCAATGGTCCTCAAGATCTTTTAGAAGTGTGTATCAAGCTCTCATCCTATATGTTATTATTAGGTCAACTTGCTAACAATGAAGGTGAGGCCGAAGTAATGGCAACACAGGCGATTGATGATGGCAGTGCATACGCATGCTTTTTAGAGTTTATGCAGGCCCAGGGTGCAGATTTACAGATTCTAATTAACCAAGAGGAGTCTTTAATCTCAAAAGAAAATTGCAAGATAATCACAGCAAAACATTCAGGATTTATTCAGCATATTTCAGCATCACAAATTGGACACGCCTCTATGATTTTAGGCGCAGGCCGAGAAACGAAAGAAAGTGCGATTGATTATTTTGCAGGCGTTAGGCTTTTAAGAAAGCCAGGAGAGTTTGTGCAAGTGGGTGAGCAGATAGCAGAGGCATATTCCACTAAAGCTGATATTGGGCAAGCACTATCCTTGATTCAGCAAGCATACATAATTGGAGATCATAGCATCGATCAACCAGCATTGATCAAAGCAATTATTACAAAAAGAGAGATAGAGAGTAGAAAAATCTAA